In a genomic window of Desulfobacterales bacterium:
- a CDS encoding 50S ribosomal protein L11 methyltransferase → MDIQRIEEAIIENVATSPDRLTPQLLEKTICATYGLDKTRAKTILKNLVANGELEYTYEFGSTYLVLSFNRPVRISELVVVTPPEHEFKPAPDDVVIRIQPGAAFGGGRHPTTRLSVRAIEYVLKTVRPNWLGTDCSVLDIGTGSGILAMAAVCLGVKKGLGIDIDPCAIAEAGQNLTLNNLEDRLVISDRNIKAIDDAFAMVVANLRYPSLKNLYPQIVRLTNTNGWVVLSGFRKHEMRDLMGFYAAQQFEPAWSDEELEWAAVVLKKI, encoded by the coding sequence ATGGATATTCAGCGGATTGAAGAAGCGATTATAGAAAATGTAGCCACCTCACCTGACCGCCTAACACCCCAGCTTCTTGAAAAAACCATCTGTGCAACTTACGGCCTGGATAAAACCCGTGCCAAAACCATATTAAAAAATTTGGTTGCCAATGGTGAACTGGAATACACTTATGAATTCGGCAGCACGTATCTTGTATTATCGTTTAATAGACCTGTGCGAATTTCAGAGCTTGTGGTGGTCACACCACCAGAGCATGAGTTTAAACCGGCGCCCGATGATGTGGTTATTCGCATTCAGCCCGGGGCGGCTTTCGGCGGCGGACGCCATCCGACCACGCGACTGTCGGTCAGAGCCATTGAATATGTTTTAAAGACGGTGCGCCCCAATTGGCTTGGCACGGACTGCTCTGTGCTGGACATCGGCACCGGATCGGGAATTCTGGCGATGGCTGCTGTTTGCCTGGGCGTGAAAAAGGGACTGGGCATCGATATCGATCCCTGTGCCATTGCAGAAGCCGGCCAGAATCTGACGCTCAATAACCTTGAGGACCGGCTGGTCATATCAGATCGCAATATAAAGGCCATTGACGATGCTTTTGCCATGGTGGTTGCCAACCTGCGGTATCCGAGTCTCAAAAACCTGTATCCTCAGATTGTACGGCTAACCAACACCAACGGTTGGGTGGTCCTATCCGGTTTTCGAAAGCATGAGATGCGAGATTTGATGGGGTTTTATGCCGCTCAGCAGTTTGAACCCGCTTGGAGTGATGAAGAACTTGAGTGGGCAGCAGTCGTTTTAAAAAAGATATAG
- a CDS encoding cytochrome c3 family protein has product MNKTLWILVVVGCASLFLAAGIYAKKVPDVIPLEDPAYKEHKKGVVQFTHGKHQADYAKEYPDLYARGCGECHHDKDGKPLSELKEGDPVQKCIECHKKPSEVPKELKKKWRETKVKKADQKKMKLEYHAEALHMNCRGCHKAFNKKYKPKKAPTTCAKCHPKKEG; this is encoded by the coding sequence ATGAATAAAACGCTGTGGATTTTGGTTGTTGTTGGCTGTGCGAGCTTATTTCTTGCTGCCGGAATTTATGCCAAAAAGGTTCCGGATGTTATTCCATTGGAAGATCCGGCATATAAAGAGCATAAAAAAGGGGTTGTCCAATTTACCCATGGAAAACACCAGGCGGATTATGCCAAAGAGTACCCGGATCTTTACGCAAGGGGATGCGGTGAATGCCATCATGACAAAGACGGCAAGCCGCTTTCCGAACTAAAAGAGGGCGACCCGGTTCAAAAATGTATCGAGTGTCATAAAAAACCCAGTGAAGTGCCCAAAGAACTTAAGAAAAAATGGCGCGAAACAAAGGTTAAAAAAGCCGACCAGAAAAAAATGAAGCTAGAGTATCACGCCGAAGCCCTTCACATGAACTGCCGCGGTTGTCACAAGGCCTTCAACAAAAAATACAAGCCTAAAAAAGCGCCAACGACCTGCGCCAAGTGCCATCCGAAGAAAGAAGGTTAA
- the tatC gene encoding twin-arginine translocase subunit TatC: protein MIAEEEKIPFTAHLEELRSRLIKIFIAVGIGFAASYGFKEKLFEILVQPLVKVMEEGDHLIFTGLPEAFFTYLKVSLLAGIMLASPIILYQFWMFVAPGLYQKERRLMGPIVLLSSFFFIAGALFGYYIVFPWGFKFFLGFATESIRPLPSMKEYLAFSAKLLLAFGLVFELPMVLTFMARLGIVSVDFLKRNRKYALLLFFAGAAILTPPDIVTQVMMALPLMVMYELSIFGARIFGKKKQETETDDAEQSAS from the coding sequence ATGATCGCTGAAGAAGAAAAAATCCCATTTACCGCTCATCTTGAGGAACTCAGAAGTCGGCTGATTAAAATCTTTATTGCGGTCGGTATCGGTTTTGCGGCTTCTTACGGTTTTAAAGAAAAGTTGTTCGAAATCCTGGTACAGCCTTTGGTTAAGGTGATGGAAGAAGGAGATCACCTGATCTTTACCGGCCTGCCGGAAGCGTTTTTTACCTATCTGAAAGTATCATTGCTGGCCGGTATCATGCTGGCCAGCCCAATCATTTTGTATCAATTCTGGATGTTTGTGGCACCGGGCCTCTACCAAAAAGAGCGGCGGTTGATGGGCCCCATCGTTTTGCTGTCCTCGTTTTTTTTTATCGCCGGCGCACTGTTCGGTTATTATATCGTGTTTCCCTGGGGATTTAAGTTTTTTTTGGGGTTTGCCACCGAATCCATACGCCCCCTGCCCTCCATGAAAGAATACCTGGCGTTTTCCGCCAAATTGCTGTTGGCCTTCGGTCTGGTATTTGAACTGCCCATGGTGCTGACTTTTATGGCGCGTCTGGGTATCGTATCCGTAGATTTTCTGAAACGCAATCGCAAATACGCCCTGCTGCTGTTTTTCGCCGGAGCGGCCATCCTGACCCCACCGGATATCGTCACCCAGGTGATGATGGCCCTGCCGCTGATGGTCATGTATGAGCTCAGTATCTTCGGCGCCCGCATTTTTGGCAAAAAAAAGCAAGAGACCGAAACAGATGACGCCGAACAAAGCGCATCTTAG